One genomic window of Bartonella sp. HY038 includes the following:
- the hisS gene encoding histidine--tRNA ligase gives MAKDKEKTKARLPRGFVDRHPAELRAAEEMMSTIRSVYELYGFEPVETPIFEYTDALGKFLPDQDRPNEGVFSLQDDDEQWLSLRYDLTAPLARFVAENFETLPKPYRSYRAGWVFRNEKAGPGRFRQFMQFDADTVGAENVTADAEICMMAADTLEKLGIARGDYAIRVNNRKVLDGVLELIGLGEAQNSAKRLTVLRSIDKLDKFGEEGVRALLGKGRADESGDFTKGAELSEDAIEKVIAFTAAGGTTGSETIANLTKVVEGSERGLEGVRELQDMNVLFDAAGYEGRVKIDPSVVRGLEYYTGPVFEAELLFDVVNEDGQKVVFGSVGGGGRYDGLVSRFRGQPVPATGFSIGVSRLMTALKNLGKLDLSTSVGPVVVLVMDRDSEALVRYQKMVADLRLAGIRSELYVGDTGMRSQMKYADRRNAPCVVIQGSNEREAGTVEIKDLLEGLRLSAEIADNETWRQSRPAQVTVGEADLVQEVQKILAAQEEDRKAAKPQ, from the coding sequence ATGGCTAAAGACAAAGAAAAAACCAAGGCAAGACTACCGCGTGGATTTGTTGACCGCCATCCTGCCGAATTGCGTGCCGCCGAAGAAATGATGTCAACCATTCGTAGTGTTTATGAGCTTTATGGTTTTGAACCCGTTGAAACTCCGATTTTTGAATATACTGATGCTTTGGGCAAGTTTTTGCCTGATCAAGATCGCCCTAATGAAGGGGTATTTTCGCTACAAGATGATGATGAACAATGGTTATCGCTGCGTTATGATTTAACTGCGCCATTGGCGCGTTTTGTTGCTGAAAATTTTGAAACCTTGCCAAAGCCCTATCGCAGCTATCGCGCTGGTTGGGTGTTCCGCAATGAAAAGGCAGGCCCTGGTCGTTTCCGCCAATTTATGCAATTTGATGCCGACACGGTTGGCGCTGAAAATGTAACAGCAGACGCTGAAATTTGCATGATGGCTGCCGACACATTGGAAAAGCTTGGCATTGCGCGCGGTGATTATGCAATCCGCGTTAATAACCGCAAAGTGCTTGATGGCGTTTTGGAATTGATTGGCCTTGGTGAGGCGCAAAATAGCGCTAAGCGCCTGACGGTTTTACGCTCAATTGATAAGCTTGATAAATTTGGCGAAGAGGGCGTACGCGCTTTGCTTGGTAAAGGACGCGCGGACGAAAGCGGCGATTTTACCAAAGGCGCAGAGCTTAGCGAAGACGCCATTGAAAAGGTCATTGCTTTTACGGCTGCTGGCGGAACAACTGGCAGTGAAACAATTGCCAATTTGACAAAAGTGGTTGAAGGCAGTGAGCGCGGTCTTGAAGGCGTGCGCGAATTGCAAGACATGAACGTGCTATTTGATGCAGCAGGCTATGAAGGGCGGGTTAAGATTGACCCTTCCGTGGTGCGCGGCCTTGAATATTATACTGGTCCAGTTTTTGAAGCCGAATTATTATTTGATGTGGTTAATGAAGATGGCCAAAAGGTTGTTTTTGGCTCGGTAGGCGGCGGCGGTCGTTATGATGGTTTGGTGTCGCGCTTTCGTGGTCAGCCAGTGCCAGCCACCGGCTTTTCCATTGGTGTATCACGCCTTATGACTGCGCTTAAAAATCTAGGCAAGCTTGATCTTTCAACCAGCGTTGGTCCTGTTGTAGTATTGGTTATGGACCGCGACAGTGAAGCGCTGGTGCGTTATCAAAAAATGGTGGCTGATTTGCGCCTTGCCGGTATTCGCTCCGAGCTTTATGTCGGTGATACGGGCATGCGCTCGCAAATGAAATATGCGGATCGCCGTAACGCGCCTTGCGTTGTCATTCAAGGTTCTAACGAGCGCGAGGCAGGCACAGTTGAAATTAAGGATCTATTGGAGGGGCTACGCCTATCGGCTGAGATTGCTGACAATGAAACATGGCGTCAAAGCCGCCCTGCGCAAGTAACCGTTGGTGAAGCCGATCTTGTGCAAGAGGTGCAAAAAATCCTTGCCGCCCAAGAAGAAGATAGAAAAGCGGCAAAGCCGCAATAA
- the pal gene encoding peptidoglycan-associated lipoprotein Pal: MRRFQTIIRHPVTVALFLSLTLAGCAKKNTGLDANGQFGANGQYGANGQYGSGSARPGTAQDFTVNVGDRVFFELDSSSIRGDGQQTLMRQAQWLKRYPNYTITVEGHADERGTREYNIALGQRRAVAARDFLISQGISPNRMRTISYGKERPVAVCDDISCWSQNRRAVTVVNNAPNS, encoded by the coding sequence ATGCGCCGTTTCCAGACAATTATACGCCATCCCGTTACGGTAGCACTTTTTCTTTCGCTTACCCTTGCTGGTTGCGCTAAGAAAAACACCGGTTTAGATGCCAATGGCCAATTTGGTGCCAATGGTCAATATGGTGCCAATGGCCAATATGGCTCAGGTAGTGCAAGACCTGGAACAGCACAAGATTTCACCGTAAATGTTGGTGATCGCGTGTTCTTCGAGCTTGATTCATCCTCTATTCGTGGCGATGGTCAGCAAACTTTGATGCGCCAAGCCCAATGGTTGAAGCGTTATCCTAACTATACCATCACCGTTGAAGGCCATGCCGATGAACGCGGTACCCGTGAATATAATATCGCCCTTGGACAGCGCCGTGCAGTTGCTGCCCGCGATTTCTTAATTTCACAAGGTATTTCACCTAATCGTATGCGCACCATTTCTTATGGTAAAGAGCGTCCGGTTGCTGTTTGTGACGATATTTCTTGTTGGTCACAAAACCGCCGCGCTGTTACAGTGGTTAATAATGCGCCAAATAGCTAA
- a CDS encoding DUF1440 domain-containing protein: MGYISSASSYIMTSLFVRTNPKDRLFGVAVIVGLAGGIISGFVKSGVEGVLPPRTPDRLIPPAEVLQSFGIDSSNMIYHYSDHIVNWGVSGVHYLFSIVFAVAYCIAAEIFPKVKLWQGLLFGVVVTIGFHGLVLPVGGWAPPIWKLPFDELFSESFGHLVWAWTIEIFRHDLRYRISGKTDVMAA, translated from the coding sequence ATGGGTTATATTTCATCTGCGAGTAGTTATATTATGACATCATTATTTGTTAGAACGAACCCTAAAGATCGGCTATTTGGCGTTGCTGTAATTGTCGGTTTAGCCGGTGGCATTATATCCGGTTTTGTTAAATCTGGAGTTGAAGGTGTTCTGCCTCCGCGCACCCCCGATAGATTGATCCCACCTGCGGAAGTGTTGCAAAGCTTTGGTATTGATTCCAGCAATATGATTTATCATTATTCAGATCATATAGTTAATTGGGGCGTATCGGGCGTTCATTATTTATTTTCGATTGTTTTTGCTGTTGCTTACTGTATCGCCGCTGAAATTTTTCCAAAAGTTAAACTTTGGCAAGGTCTTTTATTTGGGGTTGTCGTGACAATCGGTTTTCATGGCTTGGTGTTACCAGTCGGTGGCTGGGCGCCGCCAATTTGGAAATTGCCTTTTGACGAATTATTTTCAGAAAGTTTCGGGCACCTAGTTTGGGCATGGACGATTGAAATTTTTAGACATGATTTAAGATATAGAATAAGTGGTAAAACGGATGTAATGGCAGCTTAA
- a CDS encoding tyrosine recombinase XerC, which yields MREESNDIELLPAKPDVLLARKNWLENLLHTRRLSNLTIEAYERDTRQFLHFLAQYNGDAVSFGDISALKVSDLRSFLAARRRDDISARSLGRGLAGIRSFFDYLGRQDLAHVPAAKVIRSPKPDKRLPKPLAPQSARDVVSIAAQDSDEPWVCARNAAVLTLLYGCGLRISEALSLQAKELENAAQTSLYITGKGGKTRLVPILPAVFTAVNHYRKLCPFALEREKPLFRGVRGGALQPAIIQRAVQHMRGSLGLPDSATPHALRHSFATHLLTAGGDLRSIQELLGHASLSTTQIYTQVDTERLLAVYQNAHPRADR from the coding sequence ATGCGTGAAGAATCAAATGATATAGAGCTATTACCTGCCAAGCCTGATGTATTATTGGCCCGCAAAAATTGGCTTGAAAATCTTTTGCATACACGGCGCTTATCAAACTTGACCATTGAAGCTTATGAGCGTGATACACGGCAATTTTTGCATTTTCTTGCCCAATATAATGGTGATGCGGTATCTTTTGGCGATATAAGTGCTTTAAAAGTGAGCGATTTACGCAGCTTTCTAGCAGCAAGGCGGCGCGATGATATTAGTGCGCGCAGTTTAGGGCGTGGTCTTGCCGGTATTCGTTCATTTTTTGATTATCTTGGCCGCCAAGACCTTGCCCATGTTCCCGCCGCTAAAGTTATTCGTAGCCCCAAACCAGATAAGCGTTTACCAAAACCGCTTGCGCCGCAAAGCGCGCGCGACGTGGTTTCCATCGCCGCGCAAGATAGCGACGAGCCGTGGGTTTGCGCCCGTAATGCTGCCGTTTTAACACTGCTTTATGGTTGCGGCTTGCGTATTTCGGAAGCCTTGTCGCTGCAAGCGAAAGAGCTTGAAAATGCCGCGCAAACCAGCCTTTATATCACCGGTAAGGGCGGCAAAACTCGTCTTGTGCCAATATTACCAGCAGTTTTTACCGCTGTTAATCATTATCGCAAGCTTTGCCCTTTTGCCTTGGAGCGTGAAAAACCGCTATTTCGCGGGGTAAGGGGCGGTGCTTTGCAGCCAGCTATTATTCAGCGTGCTGTGCAGCATATGCGTGGCAGCCTTGGGCTTCCAGATAGTGCAACACCCCATGCATTGCGCCATTCTTTTGCAACCCATTTATTAACCGCCGGTGGCGATTTGCGTTCTATCCAAGAATTGCTTGGCCATGCCAGTCTTTCAACAACGCAAATCTATACCCAAGTGGATACAGAGCGTTTATTGGCGGTTTATCAAAATGCCCATCCGCGCGCTGATCGATAA
- a CDS encoding transporter substrate-binding domain-containing protein, with translation MKLFAIATMAAALFISNANAENLRLGISADFPPWGFTTPSGEITGFERDLGDAICQKIDATCTWTNQAYDGLLPSLQIGKFDMLLSGISITEERAKNVDFSIPYGESPYQFAALADSPLKSVKTTAELEKALENKVIGVQSGTTHEFVVKAHFKDADVRIYERNEQIVDDILAGRLDTALLEITVWEGLLKDDHKIERFGPILTGADYPEFGQGIGVAMKKGNSELKARVDKAISELTADGTVSKLSNQYFGYDVSFKKKD, from the coding sequence ATGAAATTATTTGCAATTGCCACGATGGCAGCAGCGCTTTTTATCAGTAATGCCAATGCTGAAAATCTGCGCCTTGGTATAAGCGCCGATTTCCCACCATGGGGTTTCACCACACCAAGTGGCGAAATTACCGGTTTTGAGCGCGATTTGGGCGATGCAATTTGCCAAAAGATTGATGCCACCTGCACATGGACCAACCAAGCCTATGATGGCTTATTGCCAAGCTTGCAAATTGGTAAATTTGACATGTTGCTTTCTGGCATTTCCATCACTGAAGAACGGGCAAAGAATGTCGACTTCTCCATTCCTTATGGTGAATCACCTTATCAATTTGCAGCCCTAGCTGATAGCCCGCTTAAAAGCGTTAAAACCACTGCCGAGCTTGAAAAAGCTTTAGAAAATAAGGTTATTGGCGTACAAAGTGGCACCACCCATGAATTTGTGGTAAAAGCCCATTTTAAAGATGCCGATGTGCGTATTTATGAGCGCAATGAACAAATCGTGGACGACATTTTAGCTGGCCGTCTTGATACTGCTCTTCTTGAAATTACTGTTTGGGAAGGCTTATTGAAGGACGATCATAAGATTGAACGCTTTGGCCCAATCCTTACTGGTGCTGATTATCCTGAATTTGGCCAAGGCATTGGCGTTGCGATGAAAAAAGGCAATAGCGAATTAAAGGCTCGCGTTGATAAAGCAATTAGCGAATTAACTGCTGATGGCACGGTGAGCAAATTATCCAATCAATATTTTGGCTATGATGTATCTTTCAAAAAGAAAGATTAA